The following proteins are co-located in the Solanum pennellii chromosome 1, SPENNV200 genome:
- the LOC107031512 gene encoding uncharacterized protein LOC107031512, translated as MDCWSTENATNAFLTTLKMGERGKAPDVTEFISAMAGGNNSQLMVMACTGHPGSALLGLVAAAHQTGGRVVCILRSEEEMHAIKETLILEDYAKIVEFVIGDDVKKLLASNYEGADFVLIDCKLEDFQQVFEAAQQGVSVKSAFIVGYNALHERHKLSFDHKGYFLPIGEGLLVSKIRVLEGKNIGVGRRSHWVVEVDECTGEQHLYRVSTSPNTN; from the exons ATGGATTGCTGGTCTACTGAAAATGCTACCAATGCTTTTCTCACAACTCTCAAAATG GGTGAAAGAGGAAAAGCACCTGATGTAACGGAGTTTATATCAGCTATGGCGGGTGGAAATAATTCACAACTCATGGTAATGGCATGTACCGGCCACCCTGGATCCGCGCTACTAGGGTTAGTAGCAGCGGCTCATCAAACGGGTGGCCGGGTAGTGTGTATATTACGTAGCGAGGAAGAAATGCATGCAATAAAAGAAACATTAATATTGGAAGACTATgcaaaaattgttgaatttgtgATTGGTGATgatgttaaaaaattattggcTAGTAACTATGAAGGAGCTGATTTTGTACTAATTGATTGCAAATTGGAGGATTTTCAACAAGTGTTTGAAGCAGCACAACAAGGTGTTAGTGTTAAAAGTGCATTTATTGTAGGGTACAATGCCCTGCATGAAAGACATAAGTTAAGTTTTGATCACAAAGGTTATTTTCTACCAATTGGAGAAGGGTTATTAGTTagtaaaattagggttttaGAAGGTAAAAATATTGGTGTTGGAAGGAGGAGTCATTGGGTTGTTGAAGTTGATGAATGCACTGGGGAACAACATCTTTACAGGGTCAGCACTTCTCCAAATACAAATTAA
- the LOC107010397 gene encoding uncharacterized protein LOC107010397 encodes MSKLFGGKNPFDDPFFTEPFGGWFGWNDPFDVQQDSRKQITIEELNPEGDGGQAQENSEPTKDLVVKNKKPSKKSNGSQSFSYRRVSYGGLNGMYYTCSEGKMIGPDGVVLAEMKEEDKTIGESLHTISKGIHNKGHSVTTKHSSDGREDTLQTLHNLNEDELGDFEQNWKANADKYLPGWDKNFSLLENQGSISSLWDEFANWRGLGGYESPALEYYGNAGPVAQVSESGEDSSRRATRRVPVE; translated from the exons ATGTCAAAGCTATTTGGAGGAAAAAACCCTTTTGATGATCCATTTTTCACTGAGCCATTTGGTGGTTGGTTTGGTTGGAACGACCCGTTTGATGTACAGCAAGATTCTCGGAAGCAAATCACCATTGAAGAGTTAAATCCTGAAGGTGATGGTGGTCAGGCTCAGGAAAATTCTGAACCAACAAAAGATTTGGTTGTTAAGAACAAGAAACCTAGTAAAAAATCCAATG GGAGCCAGAGTTTCAGCTACCGCAGAGTTTCTTATGGTGGTTTAAATGGAATGTACTATACTTGCTCCGAAGGCAAAATGATTGGTCCTGATGGG GTGGTTCTAGCAGAAATGAAAGAAGAGGACAAGACGATTGGGGAGTCCCTGCACACAATCTCCAAAGGGATTCACAACAAG GGCCATTCTGTCACAACAAAGCATAGTTCAGATGGGCGAGAGGACACACTGCAGACTTTGCACAATCTCAATGAAG ACGAGCTTGGTGACTTTGAACAAAATTGGAAAGCTAATGCTGACAAGTATTTGCCTGGATGGGATAAGAATTTCAGCTTGCTGGAGAATCAAG GGTCCATTAGCAGCTTGTGGGATGAGTTTGCAAATTGGAGGGGTTTGGGTGGTTATGAGAGTCCAGCTCTGGAGTACTATGGAAATGCAGGACCGGTGGCGCAAGTCAGTGAATCAGGGGAAGATTCTTCTAGGAGAGCCACAAGAAGAGTCCCAGTGGAGTAG
- the LOC107012034 gene encoding uncharacterized protein LOC107012034: MQRGRGDNFNSPFGGIMSSIFGYGGRDPFDDPFFSRPFSNLSQTSILHPTTPDDDESNRPVIQEIDTEDDDEDAPLEPDEESGDVNGSNKKRDRAYANRNPLVEHPEDLTDDHSKSSKSISKDVTRGMEDMKLEGTQSKPQSMSYRRVTYGGINGTYYTATTTRRAGNDGRVLEESKQADSTTGQATHRISRGIQDKGHSLTRKLASDGKVDTMQTLHNLEEDELAGFEQTWNGNANNEIPGWNSGCDFHANAGTSSNWLTNWEAGFRDPFSGVRPSNNSAQPRTQSGRPKKVVRINIE; encoded by the exons ATGCAGAGAGGAAGAGGGGACAATTTCAACAGTCCATTTGGAGGCATAATGTCCAGTATATTTGGATATGGAGGAAGAGACCCATTCGATGATCCATTCTTCTCTCGCCCTTTTTCAAACTTGTCTCAGACCTCCATCTTACATCCAACAACTCCTGATGATGATGAATCTAATAGGCCAGTCATTCAAGAGATTGATACGgaggatgatgatgaagatgcaCCGCTAGAACCAGATGAGGAGAGCGGGGACGTGAATGGCTCTAACAAGAAAAGAGATAGGGCTTATGCTAACAGAAATCCACTTGTTGAACATCCTGAGGACCTAACGGATG ACCATAGCAAGAGCAGCAAGAGCATAAGCAAAGATGTGACTCGTGGAATGGAAGACATGAAATTGGAAGGAACACAGTCTAAGCCTCAGAGCATGAGCTATAGAAGAGTTACATATGGTGGAATAAACGGGACATATTACACTGCCACGACCACACGGAGAGCTGGAAATGATGGA AGGGTGTTAGAGGAGAGCAAGCAAGCAGATAGCACAACGGGTCAAGCAACACATAGAATTTCCAGAGGAATTCAGGATAAG GGGCACTCGTTGACGAGGAAACTTGCCTCAGATGGTAAGGTGGATACAATGCAGACTTTGCATAATCTAGAAGAAG ATGAATTAGCTGGCTTTGAACAGACATGGAATGGCAATGCTAATAACGAAATCCCTGGATGGAATAGTGGATGTGATTTCCACGCAAATGCAG GAACAAGCAGTAATTGGCTGACGAACTGGGAAGCTGGATTCCGAGATCCATTTAGTGGTGTGAGACCCAGTAACAACAGTGCTCAGCCAAGGACGCAAAGTGGAAGACCAAAGAAGGTTGTTCGGATCAATATAGAGTGA
- the LOC107003241 gene encoding probable protein S-acyltransferase 14 gives MYRSGTVMAWNVFRFCTALRGLGSIMILLVLGVVGVTYYAVVLTNYGPSLISGSGILDALIALAVLVSFHCLLVMLLWSYFSVVFTDPGSVPPNWKPDLDEERSDTDPLTTSEFGASPADSTNPRVRFCKKCNQLKPPRCHHCSVCGRCVLKMDHHCVWVVNCVGALNYKYFLLFLFYTFLETTLVTLALLPQFIAFFSDGEIPGTPGTLATTFLAFVFNLAFALSVLGFLIMHISLVAGNTTTIEAYEKKTTPKWRYDLGRKRNFEQVFGLDKQHWFIPSYSEEDLRRMPALHGLEYPSKPELESQEF, from the exons ATGTATAGATCTGGAACAGTGATGGCTTGGAACGTATTCAGATTCTGTACGGCCCTAAGAGGACTGGGATCAATTATGATCTTGTTGGTCCTAGGCGTTGTCGGTGTTACATACTACGCTGTCGTTTTGACCAACTATGGTCCCTCCCTCATCAGTGGCTCTGGAATCTTGGATGCCCTCATCGCGCTTGCCGTACTTGTCTCGTTCCATTGTTTG TTGGTGATGCTTTTGTGGAGTTACTTTTCTGTCGTTTTTACGGATCCTGGTAGTGTACCTCCAAATTGGAAGCCAGACTTGGATGAAGAAAGAAGTGACACTGATCCATTAACCACATCTGAATTTGGGGCTTCACCAGCTGATTCAACAAACCCAAGAGTGCGGTTTTGTAAAAAGTGCAACCAGTTGAAACCACCTCGATGCCATCATTGTTCTGTTT GTGGAAGATGTGTTTTAAAGATGGACCATCATTGCGTGTGGGTTGTCAATTGCGTTGGAGCACTAAACTACAAGTATTTCCTTCTTTTTCTG TTCTACACTTTCCTTGAGACTACTCTTGTGACTCTAGCATTACTGCCACAGTTTATTGCATTCTTCAGTGATGGGGAGATACCTGGGACTCCGGGCACTCTCGCTACCACTTTCCTTGCGTTTG TCTTCAATCTTGCTTTTGCTTTGAGTGTATTGGGATTTCTGATCATGCACATATCATTGGTGGCTGGTAATACCACAACCATTGAG GCGTATGAGAAGAAGACCACTCCAAAATGGCGTTATGATCTTGGTCGAAAGAGGAATTTTGAACAG GTTTTTGGCCTGGACAAGCAGCATTGGTTTATCCCCTCTTACTCGGAAGAAGATCTAAGAAGGATGCCTGCTCTTCATGGTCTTGAATACCCATCAAAGCCCGAACTCGAATCCCAAGAATTTTAG